From Selenomonas sp. AB3002, one genomic window encodes:
- a CDS encoding YitT family protein — translation MAKAEVKKQCMRYFQIFLGCFIVCMGFNLFLIQAHLLTGGLSGVALIIYYLTGIPVGMQNIVYNLPIIYLAYRVFGRLYAVDTILGTVLLSVIWDATAFLQSAVHITGDTMLNAIFGGVLAGIGFGLIFRSNANTGGLDVVGAVVKKFWSIDVGTVIFVLNFVIVLGSSFIFSLEEALYTLVSIYVTAELTNRVAAGLNREKSIMIVSPRAQEICNDILANVHRGVTIIEGKGGFAREQKEILFVVVRLTQVSRVKTIVDHYDSEAFMIVSNTSEVSGKGFTLECESYEEALKKWHEQRCLEEKL, via the coding sequence ATGGCTAAAGCGGAAGTTAAGAAGCAGTGCATGCGTTATTTCCAGATTTTCCTGGGCTGCTTCATTGTCTGCATGGGCTTCAATCTGTTTTTGATACAGGCCCATCTGCTGACAGGGGGCCTGTCGGGTGTGGCCCTGATTATTTACTATCTGACGGGTATTCCTGTTGGTATGCAGAACATTGTCTACAACCTGCCTATCATCTACCTGGCTTACCGGGTCTTTGGCAGGCTCTATGCCGTGGACACCATTCTGGGCACGGTGCTTCTGTCGGTGATCTGGGATGCCACGGCCTTTCTGCAGTCTGCGGTGCATATCACCGGGGACACCATGCTGAACGCCATCTTCGGCGGCGTGCTGGCGGGCATTGGCTTCGGCCTGATTTTCCGCTCCAACGCCAATACCGGCGGCCTGGATGTGGTGGGGGCTGTGGTGAAGAAGTTCTGGTCCATTGACGTGGGCACGGTGATATTCGTGCTGAACTTCGTCATCGTGCTGGGGTCCTCCTTCATCTTCAGCCTGGAGGAAGCCCTCTACACTTTGGTGTCCATCTATGTGACGGCGGAGCTCACCAACCGGGTGGCGGCAGGCTTGAACCGGGAGAAGAGCATCATGATTGTTTCTCCCCGGGCTCAGGAAATCTGCAATGACATCCTGGCCAATGTCCACAGGGGTGTCACCATCATCGAGGGCAAGGGAGGCTTTGCCCGGGAGCAGAAGGAAATCCTCTTCGTGGTGGTGCGCCTCACCCAGGTGAGCCGGGTGAAGACCATTGTGGACCACTATGACAGCGAGGCTTTCATGATCGTGTCCAACACCTCTGAGGTGTCCGGCAAGGGCTTCACTTTGGAGTGCGAGAGCTACGAGGAGGCCTTGAAGAAGTGGCACGAACAGCGCTGTCTGGAAGAAAAATTGTGA